From one Humulus lupulus chromosome 8, drHumLupu1.1, whole genome shotgun sequence genomic stretch:
- the LOC133796986 gene encoding dnaJ homolog subfamily C GRV2 isoform X3, whose translation MPGHRVDPPCGRVFLQFGKQSLGADMEGANMHLKYLAAAAKDAVSESGSIPGSRAKLWRRIREFNACVPYTGVPPNIEVPEVTLMALITMLPSTPNLPPESPPLPPPSPKAAATVMGFIACLRRLLASKSAASHVMSFPAAVGRIMGLLRNGSEGVAAEAAGLVAVLIGGGPGDTITNLLTDSKGEQHATIMHTKSVLFAQQGYVIILVNRLKPMSVSPLLSMAIVEVLEAMICDPHGETTQYPVFVELLRQVAGLKRRLFALFGHPAESVRETVAVVMRTIAEEDAIAAESMRDAALRDGALLRHLLHAFFLPAGERREVSRQLVALWADSYEPALELLSRVLPPGLVAYLHTRSDGIPSEEGSQDGSLTSRRQRRLLQQRKGRVGRGITSQEHSLSSANNYEVGDPAKQTSTSAFKGSDYYQKSATDPSFGQSSTIQPSVAQTSENPSGEMPSTGVLQNEHSAGVPSMNTHDTSEVNGSVSTDSDANIVGFQNTGLPAPAQVVVENTPVGSGRLLCNWPEFWRAFSLDHNRADLIWNERTRQELREALQAEVHKLDVEKERTEDIVPRGATLENNPGQESVAQISWNYPEFSVSYPSLSKEVCVGQYYLRLLLESGSGGRAQDFPLRDPVVFFRALYHRFLCDADIGLTVDGAVPDELGASDDWCDMGRLDGFGGGGGSSVRELCARAMAIVYEQHYKLIGPFEGSAHITVLLDRTDDRALRHRLLLLLKALMKVLSNVEVCVLVGGCVLAVDLLTVAHEASERTAIPLQSNLIAATAFMEPLKEWKFVDKDGAEVGPVEKDAIRRFWSKRDIDWTTRCWASGMVDWKRLRDIRELRWALAARVPVLTPTQVGESALSILHSMVSAHSDLDDAGEIVTPTPRVKRMLSSPRCLPHIAQAMLSGEPSIVEGAASLLKAVVTRNPKAMIRLYSTGAFYFALAYPGSNLLSIAQLFSVTHVHQAFHGGEEAAVSSSLPLAKRSVLGGLLPASLLYVLERSGPAAFAAAMISDSDTPEIIWTYKMRAENLIRQVLQHLGDFPQKLSQHCHTLYEYAPMPPVTYPELRDEMWCHRYYLRNLCDEIRFPNWPIVEHVEFLQSLLVMWREELTRRPMDLSEEEACRILEISLEDVSNSDGNKKHSLEIGDELSISKQIENIDEEKLKRQYRKLAMKYHPDKNPEGREKFLAVQKAYERLQATMQGLQGPQPWRLLLLLKGQCILYRRYGSVLEPFKYAGYPMLLNAVTVDKDDSNFLASDRAPLLVAASELIWLTCASSLLNGEELVRDGGIQLIATLLSRCMCVVQPTTPASEPSAIIVTNVMRTFSVLSKFESARADMLEYSGLVDDIVHCTELELVPAAVDAALQTIAHVSVSPELQDALIKSGVLWYLLPLLLQYDSTADESDTIESHGVGASVQIAKNLHAVRASQALSRLSGLSADENLTPYNQAVVDALRAMLTPKLASMLKDRVHKDLLSRLNSNLESPEIIWNSSTRAELLKFVDQQRATQGPDGSYDLKDSHVFVYKALSKELYVGNVYLRVYNDQPDFEISEPEIFCVALVDFISYLLSNQCATDSDIQDSPDLVGSSLETSEHSNNIAGGSGNDQQPDNLAPVPVGELAEKKEFELVKNLKFALTSLQNLLTSNPNLASIFSTKDKLLPLFECFSVTATESNIPQLCLSVLSLLTKHASCLEAMVADGSSLLLLLQMLHSSPSCREGALHVLYALASTAELAWAAAKHGGVVYILELLLPLQEEIPLQQRAAAASLLGKLVGQPMHGPRVAITLARFLPDGLVSIIRDGPGEAVVASLEQTTETPELVWTPAMAASLSAQISTMASDLYREQMKGRVIDWDVPEQASGQQEMRDEPQVGGIYVRLFLKDPKFPLRNPKRFLEGLLDQYLSSIAASHYNTQAVDPELPLLLSAALVSLLRVHPALADHVGYLGYVPKLVAAVAYEGRRETMSSGEANNGNFADKTDEPEDGSTQPVQTPQERVRLSCLRVLHQLAASTTCAEAMAATSVGTPQVVPLLMKAIGWHGGSILALETLKRVVVAGNRARDALVAQGLKVGLVEVLLGLLDWRAGGRNGLCSQMKWNESEASIGRVLAIEVLHAFATEGAHCTKVRDILNASDVWSAYKDQKHDLFLPSSAQSAAAGVAGLIENSSSRLTYALPAPPSQAQPTSSKPPASSTSDSNGKQDQLS comes from the exons ATGCCTGGTCATCGTGTTGATCCACCTTGTGGTAGAGTTTTTTTACAATTTGGAAAGCAGAGCCTTGGTGCTGACATGGAGGGTGCAAACATGCATTTGAAATACCTAGCAGCAGCTGCAAAAGATGCAGTTTCTGAAAGTGGTTCTATTCCTGGATCAAGAGCTAAACTATGGCGAAGAATTAGGGAGTTTAATGCATGTGTGCCATATACGGGTGTTCCTCCAAATATTGAAGTTCCTGAGGTGACATTGATGGCCTTGATAACGATGCTCCCGTCTACACCAAATCTTCCTCCTGAATCCCCTCCATTGCCTCCGCCTTCACCTAAAGCTGCTGCAACAGTCATGGGCTTCATTGCATGTTTACGTAGATTACTAGCTTCAAAGAGTGCAGCTTCACATGTAATGTCTTTTCCTGCTGCTGTTGGAAGAATAATGGGTTTACTTCGAAATGGTTCCGAGGGTGTAGCTGCTGAAGCTGCTGGGCTTGTTGCAGTACTTATTGGTGGTGGTCCAGGGGATACAATTACAAATTTGCTAACGGACTCAAAAGGGGAGCAACATGCCACAATCATGCACACAAAGTCAGTGTTATTTGCTCAGCAAGGCTATGTTATCATTCTTGTGAACAGATTAAAGCCAATGTCTGTATCTCCTTTACTATCAATGGCAATTGTTGAAGTTCTCGAGGCAATGATATGTGACCCTCATGGTGAAACTACTCAATACCCGGTGTTTGTTGAATTGCTACGCCAAGTAGCTGGTTTAAAGCGTCGCTTGTTTGCACTGTTTGGACATCCGGCTGAAAGTGTCAGAGAAACTGTAGCTGTGGTTATGCGTACAATTGCAGAAGAAGATGCAATTGCGGCAGAGTCGATGCGTGATGCTGCATTGCGTGATGGCGCTTTGCTACGACATTTATTGCATGCATTCTTTCTCCCTGCTGGTGAGCGGCGTGAGGTTAGCCGACAGCTTGTCGCTCTTTGGGCAGATTCCTATGAACCTGCTTTGGAACTATTGTCTAGAGTGCTTCCTCCTGGGCTTGTTGCTTACCTGCATACGCGTTCTGATGGAATCCCATCAGAAGAAGGTTCTCAGGATGGATCTTTGACGAGTAGAAGACAGAGGCGTCTACTCCAACAAAGGAAAGGTCGTGTAGGTAGAGGAATAACATCTCAAGAGCATTCATTATCTTCTGCGAACAATTATGAAGTTGGTGACCCAGCAAAGCAGACGAGCACTTCTGCTTTTAAAGGTTCAGATTACTATCAAAAATCGGCTACAGATCCTAGTTTTGGTCAGTCGTCAACCATCCAACCTTCTGTTGCTCAAACTAGTGAAAATCCAAGTGGTGAAATGCCCTCTACAGGGGTTTTACAAAATGAACATTCAGCTGGTGTTCCGTCTATGAATACACATGATACTTCTGAAGTAAATGGTTCAGTTTCAACTGATTCTGATGCCAATATTGTCGGTTTTCAGAATACAGGCCTCCCAGCTCCTGCTCAGGTTGTTGTAGAGAATACTCCAGTGGGTTCTGGCAGGCTACTGTGTAATTGGCCTGAATTTTGGAGAGCTTTTAGCCTTGACCATAATCGTGCAGATTTGATCTGGAATGAGCGTACGCGGCAAGAATTGAGGGAGGCTCTACAGGCTGAGGTTCATAAATTAGATGTTGAGAAGGAACGCACAGAAGATATTGTTCCTCGAGGTGCTACATTAGAGAATAATCCTGGGCAAGAAAGTGTGGCCCAAATATCTTGGAACTACCCTGAATTTTCTGTTAGCTATCCTAGTTTGTCCAAAGAGGTTTGTGTTGGCCAATATTATCTGCGTTTGCTACTTGAGAGTGGCAGTGGTGGCAGGGCTCAGGATTTTCCTTTACGAGATCCAGTTGTTTTCTTTAGAGCACTCTATCATAGATTTTTATGTGATGCGGATATAGGACTTACAGTTGATGGTGCTGTTCCTGATGAACTGGGTGCATCTGATGATTGGTGTGATATGGGAAGATTAGATGGCTTTGGAGGAGGAGGGGGGTCCTCTGTTAGAGAACTTTGTGCAAGGGCAATGGCAATTGTATATGAACAACACTACAAATTAATTGGTCCTTTTGAGGGCTCTGCTCATATTACAGTTCTACTGGATCGGACAGATGATAGAGCTTTGAGGCaccgccttcttcttctcttgaaG GCTTTAATGAAGGTTTTATCAAATGTCGAGGTTTGTGTTCTGGTTGGAGGGTGCGTATTAGCTGTTGATCTGCTGACAGTGGCTCATGAAGCTTCAGAAAGGACTGCTATTCCTTTGCAATCAAATCTGATTGCTGCTACTGCATTCATGGAACCACTAAAGGAATGGAAGTTTGTTGACAAGGATGGAGCAGAAGTTGGACCTGTAGAGAAGGATGCAATAAGAAGATTTTGGTCGAAGAGGGACATTGATTGGACAACACGATGCTGGGCTTCAGGGATGGTAGACTGGAAGAGATTGAGGGATATTCGTGAACTACGCTGGGCATTAGCTGCTCGAGTTCCTGTTCTCACTCCAACTCAG GTGGGGGAGTCAGCATTGTCGATATTACATAGCATGGTATCTGCTCATTCGGATTTAGATGATGCAGGAGAGATAGTTACCCCAACTCCTAGAGTAAAACGAATGTTGTCAAGTCCACGTTGCCTTCCACATATTGCACAG GCTATGCTTTCTGGTGAACCAAGCATTGTGGAAGGTGCTGCTTCTTTGTTGAAGGCTGTTGTTACTAGAAATCCCAAGGCAATGATTCGCCTCTACAGCACAGGTGCATTTTACTTTGCCTTGGCCTATCCTGGATCTAATCTCCTTTCAATTGCCCAACTCTTCTCTGTAACTCATGTCCATCAAGCATTTCACGGTGGTGAGGAAGCTGCAGTGTCATCTTCATTGCCGCTGGCAAAGCGTAGTGTTTTGGGGGGCCTTCTTCCTGCATCCTTGTTGTATGTATTGGAGCGAAGTGGTCCAGCTGCATTTGCTGCTGCTATGATTTCTGATTCTGATACTCCAGAGATTATATGGACTTACAAAATGCGAGCAGAAAATCTGATTCGTCAG GTCTTGCAGCATCTTGGTGATTTTCCCCAGAAATTGTCACAGCACTGCCATACTCTGTACGAATATGCTCCAATGCCACCGGTAACTTACCCAGAGCTACGAGATGAAATGTGGTGTCACCGATATTACCTGCGGAACTTATGTGATGAGATTCGATTTCCCAACTGGCCTATTGTTGAGCATGTGGAGTTTTTGCAATCATTACTGGTAATGTGGCGAGAAGAGTTGACAAGAAGGCCTATGGATCTCTCTGAAGAAGAAGCATGCAGAATCTTAGAAATATCCTTAGAAGATGTATCTAATAGTGATGGCAATAAGAAGCACTCTTTAGAGATTGGCGATGAGTTGTCTATATCAAAGCAGATTGAAAACATTGATGAAGAGAAACTTAAGCGACAATATAGAAAACTTGCTATGAAGTATCATCCTGACAAAAACCCCGAAGGAAGGGAAAAGTTTCTTGCTGTACAGAAAGCTTATGAGCGTCTGCAG GCCACTATGCAAGGCTTGCAAGGTCCTCAGCCTTGGCGGTTATTGCTATTGTTGAAAGGGCAGTGTATCCTGTACAGAAGATATGGAAGTGTACTTGAGCCTTTTAAATATGCTGGTTATCCAATGTTGCTCAATGCAGTTACTGTAGATAAAGATGACAGCAATTTCCTTGCCTCAGATAGAGCGcctctccttgtggcagcatcagAGCTTATTTGGCTGAC GTGTGCATCTTCTTTGTTAAATGGTGAAGAACTTGTGAGAGATGGTGGAATTCAACTTATTGCGACTCTTCTTTCCCGTTGCATGTGTGTAGTTCAGCCAACTACTCCTGCAAGTGAACCATCAGCCATTATTGTTACTAATGTGATGAGGACGTTTTCTGTGTTGAGTAAGTTTGAGAGTGCCAGGGCTGATATGCTTGAATATTCTGGACTGGTTGATGACATCGTGCACTGTACTGAACTTGAGCTTGTACCTGCGGCAGTTGATGCTGCACTCCAGACTATAGCCCATGTTTCTGTGTCTCCTGAATTGCAGGATGCCTTAATAAAGTCTGGCGTGTTATG GTACCTTTTACCTTTGCTGCTTCAATATGACTCGACAGCAGATGAATCAGATACAATAGAGTCACATGGCGTCGGTGCTAGTGTACAAATTGCAAAAAATCTGCATGCTGTACGTGCATCCCAGGCCTTATCACGACTGAGTGGTTTGTCTGCTGACGAGAATTTAACACCATATAATCAGGCTGTAGTTGATGCCCTAAGAGCTATGCTCACCCCTAAACTTGCCAGCATGTTGAAAGATCGAGTACACAAAGATCTTTTGTCCAGATTAAATTCCAACCTGGAGTCTCCTGAG ATTATCTGGAACTCTTCAACCAGGGCAGAACTATTAAAATTTGTGGATCAGCAGCGGGCAACTCAGGGTCCTGATGGTTCATATGATCTGAAAGATTCACATGTTTTCGTGTACAAGGCACTATCGAAAGAACTTTATGTTGGCAATGTTTACTTAAGAGTCTACAATGATCAGCCAGATTTTGAGATCAGTGAACCGGAGATATTCTGTGTTGCCCTGGTTGATTTTATCTCATATCTATTGAGCAATCAGTGTGCTACAGATTCTGATATTCAGGACAGTCCAGATCTCGTGGGCTCATCCCTTGAGACATCAGAACATTCCAATAATATTGCTGGTGGATCAGGTAATgaccaacaacctgataatttgGCACCTGTACCTGTTGGAGAATTGGCAGAAAAAAAGGAGTTTGAACTGGTTAAGAACCTGAAATTTGCACTGACCTCTCTTCAG AACCTACTCACAAGCAATCCAAATTTGGCATCAATATTTTCTACGAAAGACAAGCTATTACCTCTTTTTGAATGCTTTTCTGTGACGGCAACTGAAAGTAACATTCCTCAGCTTTGTCTGAGTGTGTTGTCACTCTTGACAAAGCATGCATCCTGCTTGGAGGCCATGGTGGCAGATGGATCTAGTCTTCTTCTATTGTTACAAATGCTACACTCTTCACCAAGTTGTCGTGAAGGTGCTCTTCATGTTCTTTATGCattagcaagcactgctgaactTGCTTGGGCAGCGGCCAAGCATGGTGGAGTAGTCTACATTCTTGAACTTCTATTGCCTTTGCAAG AAGAAATTCCCTTGCAGCAAAGAGCTGCTGCAGCTTCTTTGTTAGGGAAGCTTGTAGGACAGCCAATGCATGGGCCTAGGGTTGCTATAACACTAGCAAGGTTTCTTCCTGATGGTTTGGTGTCAATTATTCGGGATGGTCCTGGTGAGGCAGTGGTAGCTTCCCTTGAGCAGACTACAGAAACACCAGAACTTGTATGGACACCAGCAATGGCTGCTTCTTTATCTGCACAAATTTCAACTATGGCATCAGATTTATACCGGGAACAGATGAAAGGCCGTGTCATTGATTGGGATGTGCCTGAGCAGGCATCTGGGCAACAAGAAATGAGAGATGAACCACAG GTTGGTGGAATCTATGTTAGGCTATTCTTGAAAGATCCTAAATTTCCTCTCAGAAATCCAAAGAGATTCTTGGAAGGACTATTGGATCAATATTTATCTTCCATTGCTGCCAGCCATTATAACACACAAGCTGTTGATCCAGAACTTCCATTGCTTTTATCTGCTGCTTTGGTTTCATTATTGCGAGTGCATCCTGCACTGGCGGATCACGTTGGATATCTTGGATATGTGCCCAAGCTTGTGGCAGCTGTGGCTTATGAGGGGAGACGGGAAACAATGTCATCAGGTGAGGCAAACAATGGCAATTTTGCAGACAAAACAGATGAACCTGAAGATGGATCAACACAACCTGTACAAACACCACAAGAACGTGTACGCCTTAGTTGTTTACGTGTCTTACATCAACTTGCAGCTAGCACCACATGTGCTGAAGCTATGGCTGCAACTAGTGTAGGAACACCTCAG GTTGTGCCTCTTCTCATGAAAGCCATAGGATGGCATGGTGGAAGCATACTTGCTCTTGAGACTCTTAAACGTGTAGTGGTTGCTGGAAATCGAGCTAGGGATGCACTTGTTGCACAGGGACTAAA GGTTGGTCTTGTGGAAGTACTTCTTGGCCTTCTCGATTGGAGGGCTGGAGGTAGGAATGGTCTCTGCTCTCAGATGAAGTGGAATGAATCTGAGGCATCCATTGGCAGAGTGCTGGCTATTGAG GTATTGCATGCATTCGCAACGGAGGGAGCCCATTGTACTAAAGTGCGTGATATATTAAATGCCTCTGAT GTTTGGAGTGCTTATAAAGACCAGAAACACGATCTCTTCCTCCCTTCAAGTGCTCAGTCTGCCGCAGCTGGTGTAGCTGGGCTAATTGAGAACTCATCATCAAGACTCACTTATGCCCTTCCAGCTCCACCATCACAAGCACAGCCTACTTCATCGAAACCTCCTGCTTCGTCAACATCTGACTCCAATGGAAAACAAGATCAGCTTTCATAG